One part of the Bacteroidia bacterium genome encodes these proteins:
- a CDS encoding PA14 domain-containing protein, with translation MNRLIPFVLLILISLYACEEEGLPESSPPKIAIPTELDFQELEASESAAWVGKAYLETPISGEKITSLEGNETLLLEADGNATYSSPFSHQNIELDIEFMTSKGAEGGILLQGAHMIHLNDNWGADGLANAAGKIDDDPPMADASLAPGLWQKLRVLYHNTEGGPVFDKIELNGYLVQENLAMGTTNPEAAPLEFLVEKGAMAFRNIGYKLYEDKLPFLDDLSYNFYEIEGRTTAPDSIPDFSTLEVKDSGKSDTLSWQVTEERRNYALTFEGKLNVPTEGEYMFELRVQGGAILFIDGKELINHDGETNYEEDSKFSNISLTPGDHDFKLLYRKEHMHWRFGLGLFVEGPGIEKMPLHSKGSVYKRAKPEPYALKAEEKGSLHRSYLMHKDEKLTHAISIGDPDGIHYSYDLDNASLLQMWGGEFLDVRQMWVGRGAEQLAVPMGAAIVHSGLPNFAVLPKKNSTWPEKLSDDGPLKFKGYNISENGGPVFRYALEGGEIQDQILPSTSGRSLKRSISLNDSKESKAYILLAKGMEIHEGPHGLYGVDNFNYYLAVEGNAKPEIRQTTHGQELIMALSPNSTISYSLTW, from the coding sequence ATGAACAGGCTAATCCCTTTCGTCCTTCTGATCCTCATATCCTTATATGCATGTGAGGAAGAAGGGCTACCAGAGTCCAGTCCTCCCAAAATAGCTATTCCTACAGAACTTGATTTCCAGGAACTGGAAGCAAGTGAATCAGCTGCATGGGTAGGAAAGGCATATTTAGAAACTCCTATAAGTGGAGAAAAGATCACTTCCCTGGAAGGAAATGAAACACTTCTTCTGGAAGCTGATGGAAACGCAACTTATAGTAGTCCCTTTTCACATCAAAACATTGAACTGGATATTGAATTCATGACATCCAAAGGAGCAGAAGGAGGAATCCTTTTGCAAGGAGCCCATATGATTCATTTAAATGACAATTGGGGAGCTGATGGACTTGCCAATGCAGCCGGAAAGATCGACGATGATCCTCCTATGGCTGATGCCTCTCTGGCGCCAGGTCTTTGGCAAAAACTCAGAGTCCTCTACCACAATACGGAAGGAGGACCTGTATTTGACAAGATTGAGCTCAATGGATATTTGGTACAGGAAAACCTGGCTATGGGTACTACCAATCCAGAGGCAGCCCCACTTGAGTTTCTCGTAGAGAAAGGAGCAATGGCTTTTAGAAATATTGGATACAAATTGTACGAAGACAAACTTCCCTTTCTGGACGATCTTAGCTATAATTTTTACGAAATAGAAGGGAGAACCACTGCTCCCGATTCCATTCCGGATTTTAGCACGCTTGAAGTCAAAGACAGTGGAAAATCAGACACTTTGAGCTGGCAGGTTACGGAAGAAAGAAGAAATTACGCCCTGACATTTGAAGGAAAACTCAATGTCCCCACCGAGGGAGAATATATGTTTGAACTTCGAGTCCAGGGAGGTGCTATCTTATTTATTGATGGAAAGGAACTGATCAATCATGATGGGGAAACCAATTATGAAGAGGATTCAAAGTTTTCCAATATTAGCTTGACTCCCGGGGATCATGACTTCAAACTTCTTTATCGCAAAGAACATATGCACTGGCGCTTCGGACTGGGACTCTTTGTGGAAGGACCAGGAATTGAGAAAATGCCCTTGCATAGCAAAGGTTCTGTATATAAAAGAGCAAAACCCGAGCCCTATGCTTTGAAGGCGGAGGAAAAAGGAAGCTTGCACAGAAGCTATCTGATGCATAAGGATGAAAAATTGACCCACGCCATTTCTATTGGAGATCCTGATGGGATTCATTATAGCTATGACCTGGATAATGCCAGCCTGCTGCAAATGTGGGGAGGTGAATTTCTGGATGTACGGCAGATGTGGGTGGGCCGAGGAGCAGAGCAATTAGCAGTACCTATGGGAGCTGCCATCGTTCATTCTGGTTTGCCCAACTTTGCAGTTTTACCCAAAAAGAATAGTACTTGGCCTGAGAAGCTGAGCGATGATGGTCCTCTGAAATTCAAAGGCTACAACATAAGCGAAAATGGTGGGCCCGTATTTAGATATGCGTTAGAAGGAGGAGAGATTCAGGATCAAATTCTCCCTTCAACAAGTGGAAGAAGTTTGAAAAGAAGCATAAGTTTGAATGATTCCAAAGAAAGCAAAGCTTATATCTTGTTAGCCAAAGGAATGGAAATCCATGAAGGCCCACATGGTCTTTACGGCGTGGATAACTTTAACTACTATCTGGCGGTAGAAGGAAATGCAAAGCCGGAAATCAGACAAACCACCCACGGCCAGGAACTCATCATGGCTCTTTCACCCAATTCAACTATAAGCTATAGCCTGACATGGTAA
- a CDS encoding NIPSNAP family protein: protein MLSKNLSLYLVLLILFSGCQAPIKENSMEEVKAPSKEFYELRNYELSSPEQFEAVATFLKDAAIPALKRQGIGPIGMFSPLDTAKDGNYISLLLPFSNLDVFAELQDKMMQDQAYLSSGAAHLDMAHPAKAFERIDSRLLIAFDSMPKMEVPAIHSNPDRVFELRSYESYSEKKGIAKVKMFDAGGEVTIFKDLGFYPVFFARALTGDEQPNLIYMVSYKDATEETRKAQWTSFGNDDRWKAIKDLEEYANTVSKIHSIMLKPLPGSEI from the coding sequence ATGCTTAGCAAAAATCTCAGCCTTTATTTAGTCCTTCTTATTTTATTTTCCGGTTGTCAAGCTCCGATTAAAGAGAATTCAATGGAAGAGGTAAAAGCCCCTTCAAAAGAATTTTATGAACTCAGAAATTATGAATTGTCAAGCCCGGAACAATTTGAGGCAGTCGCGACTTTCCTGAAAGATGCAGCCATACCCGCTCTGAAACGTCAGGGAATTGGGCCTATTGGTATGTTTAGCCCTTTAGATACAGCTAAAGATGGAAACTATATCAGTTTGCTACTCCCGTTCAGCAACCTGGATGTTTTCGCAGAACTACAGGATAAAATGATGCAAGACCAGGCATACCTGAGTTCAGGTGCTGCTCATTTGGACATGGCTCATCCCGCCAAAGCTTTTGAAAGAATTGATAGTCGGCTTCTGATTGCTTTTGACAGCATGCCCAAAATGGAAGTTCCGGCAATTCACAGCAATCCGGATCGAGTGTTTGAATTGAGAAGTTATGAAAGCTATTCTGAGAAAAAAGGAATTGCCAAGGTCAAAATGTTTGATGCAGGCGGAGAGGTTACGATCTTTAAAGATCTGGGATTTTATCCGGTATTCTTTGCCCGGGCACTCACAGGAGATGAGCAACCCAATCTCATTTATATGGTTTCCTATAAAGATGCCACTGAAGAAACCCGCAAAGCTCAATGGACCTCATTTGGAAATGATGATCGCTGGAAGGCAATCAAGGATTTGGAGGAATATGCAAATACGGTATCCAAGATTCATAGCATTATGCTAAAACCACTTCCGGGTTCAGAAATCTAG
- a CDS encoding MBL fold metallo-hydrolase encodes MNLLKKIGIVLGAILFLLLFSLLFLSRCHVDLSAYDEYLAEPSSLNDSSLYVQFAGISTLLISDGETQILTDGFFSRPSMSRILLGEIYPDTLDIAWALDKLEASKLDGIFVLHSHFDHSMDAPEVARITGANLYGSASTANVGRGWGLPENQIKVFESGESLQIGKFRIQPILTQHYEFPNALLKERALEGSQNIDLPLVPPAKAFDYKMGGAYSLYIEHPQSNFLIHGSAGYIKDGFSKIRPDIVFLGIGGLGKQKESYQVQYFEELLDKTEVKKVFPIHFDAFAGSIRKSLQGPTYLNNIMMDTEGSLQATLDACRSRSLEAELLPQWEKVKLSD; translated from the coding sequence ATGAATCTATTAAAGAAAATTGGGATTGTTCTGGGAGCAATTTTGTTCCTGCTACTTTTTAGTCTGCTTTTCCTGTCCAGGTGTCATGTTGATCTTTCCGCTTATGATGAATATCTGGCAGAGCCTTCAAGTTTAAATGATAGCAGTCTTTATGTACAGTTTGCTGGAATCAGTACACTCTTAATATCTGATGGTGAAACCCAAATATTAACGGATGGATTTTTCAGTCGCCCGAGTATGTCCCGTATTTTATTAGGGGAAATTTATCCAGACACCCTGGATATTGCCTGGGCTCTGGACAAATTGGAAGCTTCTAAGCTGGATGGCATTTTTGTACTTCATTCTCATTTTGATCATTCGATGGATGCACCAGAGGTGGCCCGGATAACAGGAGCGAATTTGTATGGATCTGCTTCCACAGCTAATGTCGGCAGAGGATGGGGACTTCCTGAAAATCAAATCAAGGTTTTTGAAAGCGGTGAGTCTTTACAAATCGGAAAATTCAGAATTCAGCCCATACTGACCCAACACTATGAATTTCCCAATGCTCTCTTAAAAGAAAGAGCCCTGGAAGGAAGTCAGAATATTGATCTGCCCTTAGTCCCACCAGCCAAAGCCTTTGACTATAAAATGGGAGGAGCATACTCCTTATATATAGAACATCCCCAGAGCAATTTTCTGATACATGGCAGCGCCGGATATATAAAAGATGGTTTTTCCAAAATCAGACCGGATATTGTTTTTTTAGGCATAGGTGGATTGGGGAAACAAAAGGAATCCTATCAGGTTCAATATTTTGAAGAGTTACTTGACAAAACTGAGGTAAAGAAGGTTTTCCCTATTCACTTTGATGCTTTCGCTGGATCCATTCGAAAGTCCTTGCAAGGACCGACTTACCTAAACAATATCATGATGGATACAGAAGGAAGTTTACAAGCAACACTTGATGCATGTAGAAGTCGTTCTCTCGAAGCAGAATTATTGCCTCAATGGGAAAAAGTAAAGTTGTCCGATTAG
- a CDS encoding AMP-binding protein, with product MPTTTLEYFTERYPDLYSDLKTQLDFIYRWETEKANETFLRQPFGDSWKEMTWGEAMKEARKMTSALQSMGFKEGDHIAIVSKNCYHWILADLAIMMGGYVSTPFYANLSSEQMTEVLEKSDARAVFVGKLDTWDNIDGGIPKDFPIIKFPHYSGNAKVTRGKDWDELVKAHDPIEGQPKPDIESNWTILFTSGTTGTPKGVVHTFKNAALIMNGEVINDTLKTLSTPNPTFFSFLPLNHIAERTAVEIGALLSGGSISFAESLDTFAKNLQDTQPTLFFAVPRIWTKFNLGVLAKMPQKKLNTFLKIPILSWLVKKKIKKSLGLSRATLIMTGASITPESLKQWYRSLGINLREVYGMTENFGGFSLMPEFGHKANTVGKPMTYCEGKIHPETGEIMMKLPWMMKGYYKDDALTSKVLVDGWLHTGDKGQIDDEGYIKIIGRVKDAFKTSKGKFVVPTILEDKFSENSNIEQICVAGLGVPQPIALVNLSEIGLAEEKEAIAQNLTNHLAGVNKSLHGHEIISTIVIIEEAWSPDNELLTPTLKIRRGKIDEKYMESYAQWHADDAKIIWV from the coding sequence ATGCCCACTACTACACTCGAATATTTCACGGAAAGATATCCGGATCTGTATTCAGATCTTAAAACTCAATTAGACTTTATTTATCGTTGGGAAACAGAAAAAGCAAATGAGACCTTTCTCCGTCAACCTTTTGGAGATAGCTGGAAAGAAATGACATGGGGGGAAGCTATGAAGGAAGCCAGAAAGATGACTTCGGCTCTTCAAAGCATGGGATTTAAAGAAGGAGATCATATTGCCATTGTATCCAAAAACTGTTATCACTGGATACTTGCCGATCTGGCTATTATGATGGGAGGTTATGTATCAACTCCTTTTTATGCCAATCTATCTTCGGAACAAATGACAGAAGTATTGGAAAAGAGTGATGCTCGAGCTGTCTTTGTGGGAAAACTGGATACCTGGGACAATATAGATGGAGGCATACCCAAGGATTTCCCCATCATCAAATTTCCTCATTACAGTGGAAATGCGAAAGTCACCCGCGGAAAAGACTGGGATGAGTTGGTAAAAGCACATGATCCTATCGAAGGACAACCTAAGCCGGATATTGAAAGTAACTGGACTATACTCTTTACTTCAGGGACTACCGGCACTCCCAAAGGAGTAGTTCATACATTTAAGAATGCGGCCTTGATTATGAACGGAGAGGTTATCAATGATACATTGAAAACCCTTTCAACCCCCAATCCTACTTTCTTCTCTTTTCTTCCTCTAAATCATATTGCCGAGAGAACAGCAGTTGAGATTGGGGCGCTATTATCAGGAGGTAGCATATCATTTGCGGAATCTTTAGATACCTTCGCAAAAAATCTTCAGGACACCCAGCCTACCCTGTTTTTTGCAGTTCCCCGTATATGGACCAAATTCAATTTGGGGGTATTAGCGAAAATGCCTCAGAAAAAACTCAATACCTTCCTCAAAATTCCCATCCTTAGTTGGCTGGTAAAAAAGAAAATCAAGAAGAGTCTGGGACTTTCAAGGGCTACTCTGATTATGACAGGAGCTTCTATTACTCCTGAGAGTTTGAAGCAATGGTACAGAAGTTTAGGGATCAATCTTCGAGAAGTCTATGGCATGACAGAAAATTTTGGTGGGTTTTCTCTAATGCCAGAATTTGGGCACAAAGCGAATACAGTAGGCAAACCCATGACCTATTGTGAAGGGAAAATTCATCCGGAAACGGGAGAGATTATGATGAAACTGCCCTGGATGATGAAAGGTTACTATAAAGATGATGCCTTGACTTCGAAAGTTCTGGTTGATGGATGGCTGCATACCGGAGATAAAGGCCAGATAGATGATGAGGGATATATCAAAATTATTGGTCGGGTTAAGGATGCCTTCAAAACCAGTAAGGGAAAATTTGTTGTACCTACAATACTAGAAGATAAGTTCAGCGAGAATTCAAATATCGAGCAAATTTGCGTAGCAGGATTGGGCGTTCCCCAACCTATTGCGCTGGTAAATCTTTCTGAAATTGGACTGGCTGAAGAGAAAGAGGCTATTGCTCAAAACCTGACAAATCATTTAGCAGGGGTAAATAAAAGTCTTCATGGACATGAAATAATTTCAACCATAGTGATTATTGAAGAAGCCTGGAGCCCGGACAACGAACTCCTCACTCCTACCCTCAAAATCCGGAGAGGAAAAATCGATGAAAAATATATGGAATCTTATGCGCAATGGCATGCAGATGATGCAAAAATCATTTGGGTATGA